The following proteins are co-located in the Gorilla gorilla gorilla isolate KB3781 chromosome 18, NHGRI_mGorGor1-v2.1_pri, whole genome shotgun sequence genome:
- the LOC129527721 gene encoding serine/arginine repetitive matrix protein 2-like isoform X3: MRVRWRCFWLLFWLLLGFISHQPTPVINTLADHHHRGTDFDESPWLHIIIEFPRSYEVVITLWTVYLWLSFLKTIFQSENGHDGSTDVQQRAWRSNRRRQEGLRSICMHTKKRVSSFPGIKIGLEDICPLRKQVETKVQAKIRKTKVIKKVNHHYKINGKRKTAKKQKMFQRAQELRRRAEDYHKCKIPPSARKPLCNWVRMAAAEHRHSSGLPHWPYLTVETLKSRMGHQPPPPTQQHSITDNSLSLKTPSECPLTPLPPSPPPSAPPSADDNLKTPPLATQEAEAEKTPKPERRRAADVQPTPERPRAADVQPSPKPERPRAAEMEPSSPEPERPRVADVEPPPKPERQRAADVQPSPKPERPRAADVQPTPKPERPRAADVQPPPKPERRRAADVEPSSPEPERPRVADVEPPPKPERPRAADVQPSPRGGGPLTCNQHRNPRGGGSLTCNHRRNPRGGGPLICNHRSNPRGQGPLTCNHHHPNPRGGGSLTWKHHRNPRGRGPLTWNCHHPNPRGRGPLTWNHHRNPRGRGPLTWNHHHPNPRGGGSLMWNHHRNPRGRGPLTCNHRRNPRGRAPLTCNHHHPNPRGGGSLTWNHHRNPRVRGPLTCNHHRNPRVRGPLTWNHHHPNPERRRAADVQPTPKPERPRAADVQPPPKLERRRAADVEPSSPEPERPRVADVEPPPKPERPRAADVEPSSPEPERPRATDVQPSPKPERQRAADMEPSPKPERPRAADMEPSSPEPERPRVGDVEPPPKPERQRAADVQPSPKPERPRAADVQPPPKPERRRAADVEPSSPEPERPRAADVQPPPKPERRRAADVQPSPKPERPRAADVQPSPKPERPRAADVEPSSPEPERPRAADVQPSPKPERPRAADVQPSPKPERRRAADVEPSSPEPERPRVADVEPPPKPERPRAADVQPSPKPERLRAADVQPPPKPERRRAADMQPPPKPERPRAADVQPSPKPERPRAADMEPSSPEPERQRAADVQPSLKPERPRAADVQPPPKPERPRAADVQPSPKPERPRAADMEPSSPEPERPRVADVQPSPKPERRRTADLQPSLKPERPRAADVQPTPKPERPRAADVQPSPKPERPRAVDVQPSPKPERPRATDVEPSSPEPERPRVADVQPSPKPERRRAADMEPSSPEPERPRVGDVEPSPKPPPKPERQRAADVQPSPKPERPRAADVQPTPKPERPRAADVQPSPKPERPRVADVQPSPKPERQRAADVQPSPKPERPKAADVQPSPKPKRPRATDVQPSSPEPKRRRATDVEPPPKPERRRAADVQPSPKPERPRAADVQPSPKPERPRAADVQPPPKPERPRAADVQPSPKPERPRAADMEPSSPEPERPRVADVQPSPKPERRRTADVQPSLKPERPRAADVQPTPKPERPRVVDVQPSPKPERPRVVDVQPSPKPERPRATDVEPSSPEPERPRVADVEPPPKPPPKPERQRAADVQPSLKPERPRAADVQPSPKPERPRAADVQPPPKPERPRAADVEPPPIPERPRAADVQPSPKPERPRAADMEPSSPEPERPRVADVQPSPKPERRRTADVQPSLKPERPRAADVQPTPKPERPRAADVQPSLKPERPRVVDVQPSPKPERPRATDVEPSSPEPERPRVGDVEPPPKPPPKPERQRAADVQPSLKPERQRAADMQPPPKPERPRAADVQPPPKPERRRAADVEPSSPEPERPRVADVEPPPKPERPRAADVQPSPRGGGPLTCNQHRNPRGGGSLTCNHRRNPRGGGPLTCNHRSNPRGQGPLTCNHHHPNPRGGGSLTWKHHRNPRGRGPLTWNCHHPNPRGRGPLTWNHHRNPRGLGPLTCNHHRNPRGGGPLTCNQHRNPRGGGSLTCNHRRNPRGGGPLTCNHRSNPRGQGPLTCNHHHPNPRGGGSLTWKHHRNPRGRGPLTWNCHHPNPRGRGPLTWNHHRNPRGLGPLTCNHHRNPRGGGPLTSNQHRNPRGRGPLMCNHRRNPRGRAPLTCNHHHPNPRGGGSLTWNHHRNPRVRGPLTCNHHRNPRVRGPLTWNHHHPNPKRQRAADVQPTPKPERPRAADVQPPPKPERRRAADMEPSSPEPERPRAADVQPSPKPARPRAADMQPSPKPERPRAADVQPSPKPERPRAADVQPSPKPERPRAADMEPSSPEPERPRAADVEPSSPEPKRRRVTDVEPPPKPERPRAADVQPTPKPERRRAADVEPSSPEPKRRRVADEPPPKPERPRAADVQPSPKPERPRAADVQPSPRGGGPLTCNQHRNPRGEGLLTCNHRRNPRGGGPLTCNQHRNPRGQGPLTWNHHHPNPRGRGPLTWNHHRNPRGGGSLTCNHRRNPRGGGPLTCNHRRNPRGRGPLTCNHHHPNPRGGGSLTWKHHRNPRGRGPLTWNRHHPNPRGRGPLTWNHHRNPRGGGSLTCNHRQNPRGGGPLTCNQHRNPRGRGPLTWNHHHPNPRGGGSLTWNHHRNPRVRGPLTWNHHHPNPERRRAADVQPTPKPERPRAADVQPSPKPEGPRAADMEPSSPEPKRRRVADVEPPPKPKGPRAADVHPPKPERRRAADVQPPPKPERPTAADVQPTPKPERPRAPDMEPPCKPRRPRAADVEPSSPEPKRRRVADVQPPPKPERPRAADVQPSPRGRGLLTCNQHRNPRGGAPLTCNHCQNPRGGGPLTWNRHHPNPRGRGPLTWNHRRNPRGGGPLTCSQHPRGLGPLTCNHHRNPRGEGLLTCNQHRNPRGRGPLTCNHHRNPRGGGALTCNHHRNPRGQGPLTCNHHHPNPRGGGSLTWNHHRNTRGRGPLTWNHHHPNPRGRWPLTWNHHRNPRGGGSLTCNHRRNPRGGGPLTCNHRRNPRGGGPLTWNHHHPNPRGGGSLTWNHHRNPRGRGPLTRNHHHPNPERQRVADVEPPPKPERPRAADVQPLPKPERRRAADVQPPPKPERPRAADVQPPPKPKRPRAADVQPPLKPERPRAADVEPSSPEPKRRRVTDMEPPPKPERPRAPDMEPPCKLRRPRVADVEPSSPEPKRRRVADVQPPPKPERPRAADVQPSPRGGGPLTCNHHRNPRGRGPLTCNQHRNPRGGGPLTCNHRRNPRGGGPLTCNHRRNPRGGGPLTCNHRRNPRGPGPLTYNHRRNPRGRGPLTCNHHHPNPRGGV; the protein is encoded by the coding sequence tccaccctcagcggatgataatctcaagacacctcccttagctactcaggaggctgaggcagaaaaaacacccaaacccgagaggcggagggccgctgacgtgcaaccaacacCCGAGAGGCctagggccgctgacgtgcaaccatcaccgaaacccgagaggccgagggccgctgagatggaaccatcatcacccgaacccgagaggccgagggtcgctgacgtggaaccaccaccgaaacccgagaggcagagggccgctgacgtgcaaccatcaccgaaacccgagaggccgagggccgctgacgtgcaaccaacaccgaaacccgagaggccgagggccgctgacgtgcaaccaccaccgaaacccgagaggcggagggccgctgacgtggaaccatcatcacccgaacccgagaggccgagggtcgctgacgtggaaccaccaccgaaacccgagaggccgagggccgctgacgtgcaaccatcaccgagaggcggagggccgctgacgtgcaaccaacaccgaaacccgagaggcggagggtcACTGACATGCAaccatcgccgaaacccgagaggcggagggccgctgataTGCAACCATCGCAGTAACCCGAGAGGCCAAGGGCCCCTGACttgcaaccatcatcacccgaacccaagaggcggagggtcgctgacgtggaagcaccaccgaaacccgagaggccgagggccactGACATGGAACtgtcatcacccgaacccaagaggcagagggccgctgacgtggaaccaccaccgaaacccgagaggccgagggccgctgacatggaaccatcatcacccaaacccaagaggcggagggtcgctgatgtggaaccaccaccgaaacccgagaggcagggggccgctgacgtgcaaccatcgccgaaacccgagaggccgagcgcccctgacgtgcaaccatcatcacccgaacccaagaggcggagggtcgctgacgtggaaccaccaccgaaacccgagagtccgagggccgctgacgtgcaaccatcaccgaaacccgagagtccgagggccgctgacgtggaaccatcatcacccgaaccccgagaggcggagggccgctgacgtgcaaccaacaccgaaacccgagaggccgagggccgctgacgtgcaaccaccaccgaaactcgagaggcggagggccgctgacgtggaaccatcatcacctgaacccgagaggccgagggtcgctgacgtggaaccaccaccgaaacccgagaggccgagggccgctgacgtggaaccatcatcacctgaacccgagaggccgagggccactgatgtgcaaccatcaccgaaacccgagaggcagagggccgctgacatggaaccatcaccgaaacccgagaggccgagggctgctgacatggaaccatcatcacccgaacccgagaggccgagggtcggtgacgtggaaccaccaccgaaacccgagaggcagagggccgctgatgtgcaaccatcaccaaaacccgagaggccgagggccgctgacgtgcaaccaccaccgaaacccgagaggcggagggccgctgacgtggaaccatcatcacccgaacccgagaggccgagggccgctgacgtgcaaccaccaccgaaacccgagaggcggagggccgctgacgtgcaaccatcaccgaaacccgagaggccgagggccgctgacgtgcaaccatcgccgaaacctgagaggccgagggccgctgacgtggaaccatcatcacccgaacccgagaggccgagggccgctgacgtgcaaccatcaccgaaacccgagaggccgagggccgctgacgtgcaaccatcaccgaaacccgagaggcggagggccgctgacgtggaaccatcatcacctgaacccgagaggccgagggtcgctgacgtggaaccaccaccgaaacccgagaggccgagggccgctgacgtgcaaccatcaccgaaacccgagaggctgagggccgctgacgtgcaaccaccaccgaaacccgagaggcggagggccgctgacatgcaaccaccaccgaaacccgagaggccgagggccgctgacgtgcaaccatcaccgaaacccgagaggccgagggccgctgacatggaaccatcatcacccgaacccgagaggcagagggccgctgacgtgcaaccatcactgaaacccgagaggccgagggccgctgacgtgcaaccaccgccgaaacccgagaggccgagggccgctgacgtgcaaccatcaccgaaacccgagaggccgagggccgctgacatggaaccatcatcacccgaacccgagaggccgagggtcgctgacgtgcaaccatcaccgaaacccgagaggcggaggaccgCTGACTTGCAACCATcactgaaacccgagaggccgagggccgctgacgtgcaaccaacaccgaaacccgagaggccgagggccgctgacgtgcaaccatcgccgaaacccgagaggccaagGGCTGTtgacgtgcaaccatcgccgaaacccgagaggccgagggccactgacgtggaaccatcatcacccgaacccgagaggccgagggtcgctgacgtgcaaccatcaccgaaacccgagaggcggagggccgctgacatggaaccatcatcacccgaacccgagaggccgagggtcgGTGACGTGGAACCATCACCGAAACCaccaccgaaacctgagaggcagagggccgctgacgtgcaaccatcaccgaaacccgagaggccgagggccgctgacgtgcaaccaacaccgaaacccgagaggccgagggccgctgacgtgcaaccatcgccgaaacccgagaggccgagggtcgctgacgtgcaaccatcaccgaaaccggagaggcagagggccgctgacgtgcaaccatcaccgaaacccgagaggccgaaggccgctgacgtgcaaccatcgccgAAACCCAAGAGGCCGAGGgccactgacgtgcaaccatcatcacctgaacccaagaggcggagggccactgacgtggaaccaccaccgaaacccgagaggcggagggcagctgacgtgcaaccatcaccgaaacccgagaggccgagggccgctgatgtgcaaccatcgccgaaacccgagaggccgagggccgctgacgtgcaaccaccaccgaaacccgagaggccgagggccgctgacgtgcaaccatcaccgaaacctgagaggccgagggccgctgacatggaaccatcatcacccgaacccgagaggccgagggtcgctgacgtgcaaccatcaccgaaacccgagaggcggaggaccgctgacgtgcaaccatcactgaaacccgagaggccgagggccgctgacgtgcaaccaacaccgaaacccgagaggccgagggttgttgacgtgcaaccatcgccgaaacccgagaggccgagggttgttgacgtgcaaccatcgccgaaacccgagaggccgagggccactgacgtggaaccatcatcacccgaacccgagaggccgagggtcgctgacgtggaaccaccaccgaaaccaccaccgaaacccgagaggcagagggccgctgacgtgcaaccatcactgaaacccgagaggccgagggccgctgacgtgcaaccatcgccgaaacccgagaggccgagggccgctgacgtgcaaccaccaccgaaacccgagaggccgagggccgctgacgtggaaccaccaccgataCCCGAGAGGCcaagggccgctgacgtgcaaccatcaccgaaacctgagaggccgagggccgctgacatggaaccatcatcacccgaacccgagaGACCAAGggtcgctgacgtgcaaccatcaccgaaacccgagaggcggaggaccgctgacgtgcaaccatcactgaaacccgagaggccgagggccgctgacgtgcaaccaacaccgaaacccgagaggccgagggccgctgacgtgcagccATCGCTGAAACCCGAGAGGCCAAGGGTTGTtgacgtgcaaccatcgccgaaacccgagaggccgagggccactgacgtggaaccatcatcacccgaacccgagaggccgagggtcggtgacgtggaaccaccaccgaaaccacCACcaaaacctgagaggcagagggccgctgacgtgcaaccatcactgaaacccgagaggcagagggccgctgacatgcaaccaccaccgaaacccgagaggccaagggcggctgacgtgcaaccaccaccgaaacccgagaggcggagggccgctgacgtggaaccatcatcacccgaacccgagaggccgagggtcgctgacgtggaaccaccaccgaaacccgagaggccgagggccgctgacgtgcaaccatcaccgagaggcggagggccgctgacgtgcaaccaacaccgaaacccgagaggcggagggtcACTGACATGCAaccatcgccgaaacccgagaggcggagggccgctgacatgCAACCATCGCAGTAACCCGAGAGGCCAAGGGCCCCTGACttgcaaccatcatcacccgaacccaagaggcggagggtcgctgacgtggaagcaccaccgaaacccgagaggccgagggccactGACATGGAACtgtcatcacccgaacccaagaggcagagggccgctgacgtggaaccaccaccgaaacccgagaggcctaGGGCCACTGacatgcaaccatcaccgaaacccaagaggcggagggccgctgacgtgcaaccaacaccgaaacccgagaggcggagggtcACTGACATGCAaccatcgccgaaacccgagaggcggagggccgctgacgtgcaaccatcgcaGTAACCCGAGAGGCCAAGGGCCCCTGACttgcaaccatcatcacccgaacccaagaggcggagggtcgctgacgtggaagcaccaccgaaacccgagaggccgagggccactGACATGGAACtgtcatcacccgaacccaagaggcagagggccgctgacgtggaaccaccaccgaaacccgagaggcctaGGGCCACTGacatgcaaccatcaccgaaacccaagaggcggagggccgctgacgtccaaccaacaccgaaacccgagaggcagggGGCCGCTGATGTGCAaccatcgccgaaacccgagaggccgagcgcccctgacgtgcaaccatcatcacccgaacccaagaggcggagggtcgctgacgtggaaccaccaccgaaacccgagagtccgagggccgctgacgtgcaaccatcaccgaaacccgagagtccgagggccgctgacgtggaaccatcatcacccgaaccccaagaggcagagggccgctgacgtgcaaccaacaccgaaacccgagaggccgagggccgctgacgtgcaaccaccaccgaaacccgagaggcggagggccgctgacatggaaccatcatcacccgaacccgagaggccgagggccgctgacgtgcaaccatcaccgaaacccgcgAGGCCAAGGGCCGCTGacatgcaaccatcaccgaaacccgagaggccgagggccgctgacgtgcaaccatcaccgaaacccgagaggccgagggccgctgacgtgcaaccatcaccgaaacctgagaggccgagggccgctgacatggaaccatcatcacccgaacccgagaggccgagggccgctgacgtggaaccatcatcacccgaacccaagaggcggagggtcactgacgtggaaccaccaccgaaacccgagaggccgagggccgctgacgtgcaaccaacaccgaaacccgagaggcggagggccgctgacgtggaaccatcatcacccgaacccaagaggcggagggtcgctgacgaaccaccaccgaaacctgagaggccgagggccgctgacgtgcaaccatcaccgaaacccgagaggccgagggccgctgacgtgcaaccgtcaccgagaggcggagggccgctgacgtgcaaccaacaccgaaacccgagaggtgaAGGGctgctgacgtgcaaccatcgccgaaacccgagaggtggagggccgctgacgtgcaaccaacaccgaaacccgagaggccaagggccgctgacatggaaccatcatcacccgaacccaagaggcagagggccgctgacgtggaaccaccaccgaaacccgagaggcggagggtcACTGACATGCAaccatcgccgaaacccgagaggcggagggccgctgacgtgcaaccatcgccgaaacccgagaggccgagggccccTGACttgcaaccatcatcacccgaacccaagaggcggagggtcgctgacgtggaagcaccaccgaaacccgagaggccgagggccactGACATGGAACCGTCATCACccaaacccaagaggcagagggccgctgacatggaaccaccaccgaaacccgagaggcggagggtcgctgacgtgcaaccaccgtcaaaacccgagaggcggagggccgctgacgtgcaaccaacaccggaacccgagaggccgagggccgctgacatggaaccatcatcacccgaacccaagaggcggagggtcgctgacgtggaaccaccaccgaaacccgagagtccgagggccgctgacgtggaaccatcatcacccgaaccccgagaggcggagggccgctgacgtgcaaccaactccgaaacccgagaggccgagggccgctgacgtgcaaccatcgccgaaacccgaggggccgagggccgctgacatggaaccatcatcacccgaacccaagaggcggagggtcgctgacgtggaaccaccaccgaaacccaaggggccgagggccgctgacgtgcacccgccgaaacccgagaggcggagggccgctgatgTGCAACcaccgccgaaacccgagaggccgacggccgctgacgtgcaaccaacaccgaaacccgagaggccaagGGCCCCTGACATGGAACCACCATGcaaacccaggaggccgagggccgctgacgtggaaccatcatcacccgaacccaagaggcggagggtcgctgacgtgcaaccaccgccgaaacccgagaggccgagagccgctgacgtgcaaccatcaccgagaggccgagggctgctgacgtgcaaccaacaccgaaacccgagaggcggagcgccgctgacgtgcaaccactgccaaaacccgagaggcggagggccgctgacgtggaaccgtcatcacccgaacccaagaggccgagggccgctgacgtggaaccaccgccgaaacccgagaggcggagggccgctgacgtgcagccAACACCCGAGAGGCCTAGGgccactgacgtgcaaccatcaccgaaacccaaGAGGCGAAGGGCtgctgacgtgcaaccaacaccgaaacccgagaggccgagggccgctgacgtgcaaccatcaccgaaacccgagaggcggaggggcgctgacgtgcaaccaccaccgaaacccgagaggccaagGGCccctgacgtgcaaccatcatcacccgaacccaagaggcggagggtcgctgacgtggaaccaccaccgaaacacGAGAGGCCGTGGGCCACTgacatggaaccatcatcacccgaacccaagaggaagatggccgctgacgtggaaccaccaccgaaacccgagaggcggagggtcgctgacgtgcaaccaccgccgaaacccgagaggcggagggccgctgacgtgcaaccatcgccgaaacccgagaggcggagggccgctgacatggaaccatcatcacccgaacccaagaggcggagggtcgctgacgtggaaccaccaccgaaacccgagaggccgagggccactGACacggaaccatcatcacccgaatcccgagaggcagagggtcgctgacgtggaaccaccaccgaaacccgagaggccgagggccgctgacgtgcaaccattgccgaaacccgagaggcggagggccgctgacgtgcaaccaccaccgaaacccgagaggccgagggccgctgacgtgcaaccaccaccgaaacccaagaggccgagggccgctgacgtgcaaccaccactgaaacccgagaggccgagggccgctgacgtggaaccatcatcacccgaacccaagaggcggagggtcacTGAcatggaaccaccaccgaaacccgagaggccaagGGCCCCTGACATGGAACCACCATGCaaactcaggaggccgagggtcgctgacgtggaaccatcatcacccgaacccaagaggcggagggtcgctgacgtgcaaccaccgccgaaacccgagaggccgagggccgctgacgtgcaaccatcaccgagaggcggagggccgctgacgtgcaaccatcaccgaaaccccagaggccgagggccgctgacgtgcaaccaacaccgaaacccgagaggcggagggccactgacgtgcaaccaccgccgaaacccgagaggcggagggccgctgacgtgcaaccaccgccgaaacccgagaggcggagggccgctgacgtgcaaccaccgccgaaacccgagaggcccaGGGCCGCTGACGTACAACcaccgccgaaacccgagaggccgagggccgctgacgtgcaaccatcatcacccgaacccaagaggcggagtttGA